One Egicoccus halophilus genomic region harbors:
- a CDS encoding glycosyltransferase family 4 protein, producing MRVLMLTWEYPPHVVGGLGRHCAALARNLVAQGHDVHVVTRGPSSHAAAAGGEVGDVPLEEWREGVHVVRVPEAPPVIPFEDLVPWVLAFNNRVQAAAAGLARRYDVDVVHAHDWLVAYAAAGIKEAFGLPLVATVHATEYGRHQGWLPGPMNKLIHQVEWWLTYEARRVITCSTYMREQVEDIFALPDDKVDVVPNGVAVRDFALPADEVADFRRTLVGPRTRMVLFAGRLEYEKGVQTVLEALQEVRAAVGPVKFFIAGIGTYSATLRRRVRELGLRRHVHFTGFLADHELRLHYAAADVAVAPSIYEPFGLVAVEAMACGTPVVAGDTGGLREIVAGGSGLSFPPQDAGELAGALTRVLADRELAQGMVARAHARIRDRYDWASVAAATVGVYHRAVAEEAELAGGEQRPALRPILRAAPILALDEAAG from the coding sequence ATGCGCGTCCTGATGCTGACCTGGGAGTACCCCCCACACGTCGTCGGTGGGCTCGGCCGCCACTGCGCGGCGCTCGCCCGCAACCTCGTCGCGCAGGGCCACGACGTCCACGTCGTCACCCGCGGCCCGTCGTCGCACGCGGCGGCCGCCGGCGGCGAGGTGGGCGACGTCCCGCTCGAGGAATGGCGCGAGGGCGTCCACGTCGTGCGGGTGCCCGAGGCGCCCCCGGTCATCCCGTTCGAGGACCTGGTGCCGTGGGTGCTCGCGTTCAACAACCGGGTCCAGGCCGCCGCGGCCGGTCTCGCCCGCCGCTACGACGTCGACGTGGTGCACGCCCACGACTGGTTGGTCGCCTACGCCGCGGCCGGCATCAAGGAGGCGTTCGGGCTGCCGCTGGTGGCGACCGTCCACGCCACCGAGTACGGCCGCCACCAGGGCTGGCTGCCGGGCCCCATGAACAAGCTCATCCACCAGGTCGAGTGGTGGCTGACCTACGAGGCCCGCCGGGTCATCACCTGCTCGACCTACATGCGTGAGCAGGTGGAGGACATCTTCGCTCTTCCCGACGACAAGGTGGACGTGGTCCCCAACGGGGTCGCCGTGCGCGACTTCGCGCTCCCGGCCGACGAGGTGGCCGACTTCCGTCGCACCCTGGTCGGACCGCGCACCCGCATGGTGCTGTTCGCCGGGAGGCTCGAGTACGAGAAGGGGGTGCAGACGGTGCTGGAGGCCCTGCAGGAGGTGCGGGCGGCCGTCGGTCCGGTCAAGTTCTTCATCGCCGGGATCGGGACCTACTCGGCGACGCTGCGGCGTCGGGTCCGCGAACTCGGGCTGCGCCGCCACGTGCACTTCACCGGCTTCCTCGCCGACCACGAACTCCGCCTGCACTACGCGGCCGCCGACGTCGCGGTGGCGCCCAGCATCTACGAGCCGTTCGGCCTGGTCGCGGTCGAGGCGATGGCGTGCGGCACCCCCGTGGTGGCCGGCGACACCGGCGGGCTGCGCGAGATCGTCGCGGGCGGCTCGGGACTGAGCTTCCCGCCCCAGGACGCGGGCGAGCTGGCCGGTGCGCTGACCCGGGTGCTGGCCGACCGTGAACTGGCGCAGGGCATGGTGGCCCGCGCGCACGCACGCATCCGGGACCGCTACGACTGGGCGTCGGTGGCGGCCGCGACCGTCGGCGTCTACCACCGGGCGGTCGCGGAGGAGGCCGAACTCGCCGGTGGGGAGCAGCGACCCGCGCTGCGGCCGATCCTGCGGGCGGCCCCCATCCTGGCACTCGACGAGGCTGCCGGGTGA
- a CDS encoding LacI family DNA-binding transcriptional regulator: MTPRPGRITIADVARAAGVSRSAVSFALNDRPGIGTDTRARILRVADELGWRPSARARALASDRANAVGFVFARPVELLSADPFFSQFLAGLEMVLSPLDQALVLQVITGGQEAEAAAYRRMAHAGRVDGFVLTDAREDDPRFAVLEGTGLPAVLAGDATAQTPYPTLGPDESAGTTMAVRHLLELGHRRIAYVAGPSNMQHARRRRDAWHDAMVAAGHEPDLLVHSDFTGPGGAAATEQLLDGPQPPTAIVYANDLMATAGMASLHRDGWRIPDEVSVIGYDDITLAAHTSPPLTTVRQDVVGIGRLVAAELLARIGGVPVATPPLRNPELVVRDTTAPPPSGPPRARRSRGR; encoded by the coding sequence GTGACGCCACGACCGGGTCGCATCACCATCGCCGACGTCGCCCGCGCCGCCGGCGTGTCGCGCAGCGCGGTGTCCTTCGCGCTCAACGACCGGCCGGGCATCGGGACCGACACCCGCGCCCGGATCCTGCGCGTCGCCGACGAGTTGGGCTGGCGTCCCAGCGCCCGGGCGCGGGCACTGGCCAGCGACCGGGCCAACGCCGTGGGCTTCGTCTTCGCCCGCCCGGTCGAGCTGCTCAGTGCCGACCCGTTCTTCAGCCAGTTCCTCGCCGGACTGGAGATGGTGCTCTCACCGCTCGACCAGGCACTGGTGCTGCAGGTCATCACCGGCGGGCAGGAGGCCGAGGCGGCCGCCTACCGCCGTATGGCGCACGCCGGGCGCGTCGACGGCTTCGTGCTCACCGACGCCCGTGAGGACGACCCGCGCTTCGCGGTGCTCGAAGGGACCGGGCTGCCGGCGGTGCTCGCCGGTGACGCGACGGCCCAGACCCCCTACCCGACGCTGGGGCCCGACGAGTCGGCCGGGACCACCATGGCCGTGCGCCACCTGCTCGAGCTCGGCCATCGTCGCATCGCCTACGTGGCCGGCCCGTCCAACATGCAGCACGCCCGGCGGCGCCGCGACGCCTGGCACGACGCCATGGTGGCCGCCGGGCACGAACCGGACCTGCTGGTCCACAGCGACTTCACCGGTCCCGGTGGCGCTGCCGCGACCGAGCAGCTGCTGGACGGCCCGCAGCCACCGACGGCGATCGTCTACGCCAACGACCTGATGGCGACCGCCGGCATGGCGAGCCTGCACCGCGACGGCTGGCGGATCCCCGACGAGGTGTCGGTGATCGGCTACGACGACATCACGCTGGCCGCCCACACCTCGCCGCCGCTGACCACCGTGCGTCAGGACGTCGTCGGCATCGGCCGGCTGGTCGCCGCCGAACTGCTGGCGCGGATCGGGGGCGTGCCCGTCGCCACCCCACCGCTGCGCAACCCCGAGCTGGTCGTGCGTGACACCACCGCCCCGCCGCCCTCCGGACCCCCGCGGGCGCGCCGCAGCCGCGGCCGCTGA